In Ruminococcaceae bacterium BL-4, one DNA window encodes the following:
- a CDS encoding Putative sodium/glutamate symporter (Evidence 3 : Putative function from multiple computational evidences), with protein MTSAILTDLLKSLGLLGAFLLIGVFLRAKVKIFQKAFIPASVIGGFLLLILGPQCFNVLPIPTDWFNTYSLLPGILIVPVVASVPLGLRIGKGKSASGGEDSSVLKNIIPLMFIGLGASMLQFAIGFGTHIAFSSQNLYDVFGIELAIGFVGGHGTAGTLGNILNGMNLPYWETSQGVAITTATFGLVGGILIGITMINWAARHGQTAMLKKPADIPEPLRVGFEKDPAKQPSIGRETTMSSSIDSFAFHMALIFLACGISYWIIQITKAYHVPVLSSISVWAYGMLVMFLIWGIMCKLKIDYLVDDHVKGKISGSCTEFAVIAAISSMPLKAIATYIVPILVMVLIGYIVTTAVLFFFCKRLLKGFWFEQMIGTFGMATGVFLTGILLLRICDPDLKSPALANYSLSYTVTSIIYFALLNMFIVLPMSNGAGFTALVGLGIGVASLIGAIISSRVAFGKEFKGN; from the coding sequence ATGACCAGTGCTATCCTTACCGATCTGCTTAAAAGTTTGGGACTTTTAGGCGCATTCCTGCTGATTGGCGTGTTTTTACGCGCCAAAGTTAAAATCTTTCAGAAAGCCTTTATTCCTGCTTCCGTCATCGGCGGATTTTTGCTCCTAATCCTAGGGCCGCAATGCTTTAACGTTCTTCCTATTCCTACCGATTGGTTTAACACCTATTCTCTATTACCTGGCATTTTGATTGTTCCAGTCGTTGCATCTGTACCTTTGGGACTGCGCATCGGCAAAGGGAAAAGCGCCTCTGGTGGAGAAGACAGCAGTGTTCTTAAAAACATCATACCACTCATGTTTATTGGACTTGGTGCCAGCATGTTACAATTTGCGATTGGCTTTGGCACACATATCGCCTTTAGCAGCCAGAACCTTTATGACGTTTTTGGCATCGAACTTGCCATTGGATTTGTCGGAGGTCATGGCACTGCAGGCACCCTCGGCAATATACTCAACGGAATGAACCTACCATATTGGGAAACTTCTCAGGGAGTTGCAATCACTACTGCAACTTTCGGTCTTGTCGGCGGCATTTTGATCGGCATTACAATGATCAACTGGGCTGCCCGCCATGGTCAGACCGCCATGCTAAAGAAGCCGGCAGATATTCCGGAGCCGCTTCGTGTCGGCTTTGAAAAAGATCCTGCAAAACAACCTTCTATTGGCCGTGAAACTACGATGTCTTCTTCTATTGATTCATTTGCATTTCACATGGCTCTGATTTTTCTCGCCTGCGGAATCTCCTATTGGATTATTCAAATAACCAAAGCCTACCATGTTCCGGTACTAAGCAGCATTTCCGTATGGGCTTATGGCATGCTCGTCATGTTCCTTATCTGGGGAATCATGTGCAAATTGAAGATTGATTATTTAGTTGATGATCACGTAAAGGGTAAAATTTCCGGTTCCTGCACCGAATTTGCTGTGATTGCAGCAATTTCAAGCATGCCGCTCAAAGCAATCGCTACCTATATCGTTCCAATCCTTGTCATGGTCCTCATCGGCTACATCGTTACTACGGCGGTTTTGTTCTTCTTCTGCAAACGTCTGCTGAAAGGTTTCTGGTTTGAACAGATGATCGGTACCTTTGGCATGGCCACTGGCGTTTTCCTGACCGGCATTCTGCTTCTCAGAATTTGCGATCCGGACCTCAAGAGCCCTGCTCTTGCAAACTATTCACTCTCTTACACCGTTACCAGTATTATTTACTTTGCATTACTCAATATGTTCATCGTTCTGCCAATGAGCAATGGTGCAGGATTTACCGCACTGGTTGGTCTTGGCATTGGCGTTGCCTCTTTGATTGGTGCTATCATTTCGAGCCGTGTTGCATTTGGCAAAGAATTTAAAGGGAACTAA
- the abgB gene encoding putative peptidase, aminobenzoyl-glutamate utilization protein (Evidence 3 : Putative function from multiple computational evidences; PubMedId : 9829935; Product type e : enzyme) encodes METYEKLLTQLNAKIWDFSELKFCEYRSSGAIIDLLTKEGFSVEAGLAGMDTAFTASFGSGHPIIGILAEYDALSGLSQKANVASPSPREETPNGHGCGHSLLGSGSVGAALMVRDYLKETKKSGTVVLYGCPAEEGGSGKAYLARAGAFDRLDAAITWHPGGGNAVATGSMQANCQAYFRFKGISAHAAGAPHLGRSALDAVELMDVGANYLREHIEPTDRIHYAITNTGGISPNVIPNHAEVIYLIRSTDSEKVQKLYDRVCKIAKGAALMTETEVEIRFDKACSNVLSNSVLEEVLYQSMTSVPLPIYTEQELDFAKEIKKTVKEIDMASDLSLTASSVAEKRKMIAKCEALPMMNFVLPHKHLDINIPGSSDVGDCSHVVPTAQFIGACFVPGTPAHSWQAVAQGISGTAVKGMLYAARVLSDTAQRLIDDPTILSKAKEEFLSETDGKPYRCPIPPEIMPNSNAKK; translated from the coding sequence ATGGAAACTTATGAAAAGCTGCTCACTCAGTTGAACGCGAAAATCTGGGATTTTTCAGAATTAAAATTTTGCGAATATCGTTCTTCAGGGGCAATCATTGATCTTCTTACAAAAGAAGGTTTTTCAGTAGAAGCCGGTCTAGCCGGAATGGATACAGCTTTTACCGCCTCCTTCGGCAGCGGTCATCCTATTATTGGCATCCTAGCCGAATATGATGCACTTTCGGGGCTCAGCCAAAAAGCTAACGTTGCGTCTCCTTCTCCCAGAGAAGAAACACCAAACGGGCACGGCTGCGGGCACAGTCTGCTGGGCAGCGGCTCTGTCGGTGCCGCACTGATGGTGCGGGACTATCTAAAAGAAACCAAAAAATCCGGTACAGTAGTTCTATATGGCTGCCCTGCAGAAGAAGGCGGCTCCGGAAAAGCTTATCTTGCAAGAGCCGGTGCATTTGATCGTCTAGACGCTGCTATCACATGGCATCCCGGTGGAGGCAACGCTGTTGCAACCGGTTCCATGCAGGCAAATTGTCAGGCTTATTTCCGCTTTAAAGGAATCTCCGCTCACGCTGCCGGAGCCCCACATCTAGGACGCAGTGCTCTGGATGCCGTAGAACTGATGGATGTTGGCGCTAACTATCTGCGGGAACATATTGAACCAACTGACCGGATTCATTATGCAATTACCAATACCGGCGGAATTTCTCCAAATGTAATACCTAACCATGCAGAGGTCATCTACTTAATTCGCTCCACTGACTCTGAAAAAGTACAGAAACTATACGACCGTGTTTGCAAGATTGCAAAGGGTGCTGCCCTGATGACAGAAACCGAAGTGGAAATCCGATTTGATAAAGCCTGTTCAAATGTACTCTCAAACTCCGTGCTGGAAGAGGTCCTTTATCAGAGTATGACGAGCGTTCCTCTTCCTATTTATACAGAACAGGAACTGGATTTTGCAAAAGAGATCAAAAAGACCGTTAAAGAAATAGATATGGCGAGTGATCTCTCTCTAACAGCATCATCTGTTGCAGAAAAGCGCAAAATGATCGCGAAATGCGAAGCACTTCCGATGATGAATTTTGTTTTACCTCACAAACACCTGGATATTAACATTCCGGGTTCTTCAGATGTCGGTGACTGTAGTCATGTCGTTCCTACTGCTCAGTTTATTGGCGCTTGTTTTGTGCCTGGTACACCGGCACACTCATGGCAGGCCGTAGCACAGGGAATTTCAGGCACAGCAGTTAAAGGAATGCTTTATGCTGCAAGAGTTCTCTCTGACACGGCACAGAGACTGATCGACGATCCTACTATTCTTTCAAAGGCTAAGGAAGAATTTCTATCCGAAACAGATGGAAAGCCTTATCGCTGCCCAATCCCGCCGGAAATCATGCCAAATAGTAACGCAAAAAAATAA
- the yhaA gene encoding Putative amidohydrolase YhaA (Evidence 3 : Putative function from multiple computational evidences), giving the protein MTILESAQKMESHLSELREEFHRHPEAAFQEKETSALIAAELRKIGSYQITENICGHGILAEIHGNKPGKAVALRADIDALQITEETGLPFCSQTPGMMHACGHDNHITMLLGAAHLLAQFQDQISGTVRLIFQPAEEFSPKGGSRSMIKAGALKGIDAIFGLHVWPGLPLGTFGVKAGPLMAASDHFYVKIHGKSGHAATPEAGIDSLLAGAQFVTAAQSIISRNTDPLKSAVISIGTFKAGTRYNIIAEECALEGTCRTFDPDVRDLAERRLGEVLKGICTLSQCTGELDYERGYMAVNNDAAMSDYVHKTAASLFGAEKSVLVPHPSMCAEDFAFYLDHVPGAFAWIGTAKEGDPIWPLHSSHFTANEDILWRGAALLASLALNFKG; this is encoded by the coding sequence ATGACAATTCTTGAATCCGCGCAAAAGATGGAATCACATCTTTCCGAACTGCGGGAAGAATTCCATCGTCATCCGGAGGCAGCTTTTCAGGAAAAAGAAACCTCCGCTTTAATTGCAGCGGAACTGCGCAAAATCGGTAGCTATCAAATTACAGAAAACATCTGTGGACATGGAATTCTTGCAGAAATCCACGGCAACAAACCTGGTAAAGCGGTTGCGCTTCGCGCCGATATTGATGCTCTTCAGATCACAGAAGAAACAGGGCTACCATTTTGTTCTCAAACTCCGGGCATGATGCACGCATGCGGCCACGATAATCATATTACGATGTTGTTGGGCGCAGCGCATCTACTCGCACAGTTTCAAGATCAAATTTCCGGAACGGTACGGCTCATTTTTCAGCCTGCCGAGGAATTTTCTCCAAAAGGCGGCTCCCGTTCTATGATTAAAGCCGGCGCATTAAAAGGAATCGACGCAATTTTTGGCCTGCATGTCTGGCCGGGGCTTCCGCTTGGTACCTTTGGTGTAAAAGCCGGTCCTCTGATGGCTGCTTCTGATCATTTCTATGTTAAGATTCACGGAAAATCCGGCCACGCAGCCACTCCTGAAGCAGGAATCGATTCGCTGCTCGCCGGTGCTCAATTTGTAACAGCAGCACAGTCAATTATCAGCCGCAACACAGATCCTCTTAAATCGGCAGTCATCTCGATCGGAACCTTTAAAGCTGGCACACGCTATAACATTATTGCAGAAGAATGTGCTTTAGAGGGAACCTGCCGCACTTTTGACCCCGACGTTCGAGACCTTGCAGAGCGGCGTCTTGGAGAAGTATTAAAAGGAATCTGCACCTTATCACAATGTACCGGAGAACTTGATTATGAACGGGGCTATATGGCCGTTAATAACGATGCAGCGATGTCCGATTATGTCCATAAAACCGCGGCTTCTTTGTTTGGAGCAGAAAAATCCGTTCTTGTTCCCCATCCTTCCATGTGCGCAGAAGATTTCGCTTTTTATCTCGATCATGTTCCAGGTGCTTTCGCCTGGATCGGCACTGCAAAAGAAGGAGATCCAATCTGGCCGCTGCACAGTTCTCATTTTACAGCCAACGAAGATATTTTATGGCGTGGTGCAGCGCTGCTTGCCTCTTTGGCGCTAAATTTTAAAGGCTGA
- a CDS encoding protein of unknown function (Evidence 5 : Unknown function), with amino-acid sequence MNEYGMDEFCKSSNYKSNWRPLLKEEDSSVVSPPNIKKTKKECESIEKSVERNETCEEKDILKKLAKISTDIDTLNLMLSDQKKTIDDLFTLLEKKETITPKKVLNSQKSNPDQHHFISVLFAKLRRLFGRFLIFSQHILHIKF; translated from the coding sequence ATGAATGAGTATGGAATGGATGAATTTTGTAAAAGTTCAAATTACAAAAGTAATTGGCGACCTTTACTTAAAGAAGAGGATTCTAGCGTAGTCAGTCCTCCTAATATTAAAAAAACAAAAAAAGAATGTGAAAGTATTGAAAAGTCCGTAGAAAGAAATGAGACATGCGAAGAAAAGGATATTTTAAAAAAATTAGCCAAAATAAGCACTGATATCGATACATTGAATCTCATGCTTTCGGATCAAAAAAAAACAATAGATGATCTGTTTACTCTCTTAGAGAAAAAGGAGACTATCACTCCTAAAAAAGTTTTAAATTCCCAAAAAAGCAATCCGGATCAGCATCATTTTATTTCTGTTTTATTTGCCAAATTGCGTCGTTTGTTCGGGCGTTTTCTAATATTTAGTCAACACATCCTGCACATTAAGTTCTAA
- a CDS encoding conserved protein of unknown function (Evidence 4 : Unknown function but conserved in other organisms) — MSTDVAQEPLDIFVRRVLAKSELLQTQEVFQENYSSDTLPKPLGTKAPLTLYIINHGAEASTESPNPSTGSPVKCVKLCKRILDQDPANTILCTQKSRVSLNFELVLVVEYEDNTFNVLTLPKDLSAFTKYTTDTKAFVGSTVLDPTTGAPIIQHQSVTQPYEQFVIKYNATSTAYANFEYTVTIPLSSFSAPLRKCELNDPTLQSYIVLRNLTYQVDVLDQYLAQAGATTTIWTTMVNFSLSEDIIDKLGINQDIQIMGTPEYVCQDSSCDCC, encoded by the coding sequence ATGAGTACTGACGTAGCTCAAGAGCCACTTGATATTTTTGTCCGAAGAGTTCTGGCGAAATCCGAACTGCTCCAGACACAGGAAGTCTTCCAAGAAAATTATTCTAGTGATACTCTCCCTAAACCTTTGGGTACAAAGGCTCCATTAACGCTCTATATAATCAACCACGGCGCAGAGGCAAGCACTGAGTCCCCTAATCCAAGTACCGGATCTCCTGTAAAATGTGTGAAACTCTGCAAACGGATTCTTGACCAAGACCCAGCAAACACTATTCTTTGCACACAAAAGTCAAGGGTATCCCTTAATTTCGAACTGGTTTTAGTCGTAGAATACGAGGATAATACTTTTAATGTGCTGACACTTCCAAAAGACCTTTCGGCTTTTACGAAGTACACCACAGACACAAAAGCATTCGTTGGGTCTACCGTACTTGATCCGACCACCGGCGCACCTATCATTCAGCATCAAAGCGTAACACAACCTTATGAGCAGTTTGTCATTAAATATAATGCAACGTCAACTGCATACGCCAACTTTGAATATACGGTTACGATTCCTCTGTCCAGCTTCAGTGCACCTCTGCGGAAATGTGAACTGAATGACCCGACCCTTCAGTCTTATATCGTATTGAGAAACCTGACTTACCAAGTAGATGTACTTGACCAATATCTGGCTCAGGCTGGTGCGACTACCACCATCTGGACCACAATGGTTAACTTCTCGCTGTCTGAAGACATCATCGATAAACTTGGAATTAATCAGGACATTCAAATTATGGGTACACCAGAATACGTTTGCCAGGATAGTAGCTGCGACTGCTGCTGA